The nucleotide window GCAGCCACGCGCGGGTCATCCGCGCGGTGCTCCGGGCCGCCGGCGCGGCGCCGGGAGCCCGCTGAGATGGCGGCGCCGGTCTCGCGGCGGTCCTTCCTGGCCGGCACGCTCGCCGCCGGCTCAGTGCTGGTGGTCGGTGGGCTCGACGGCGTGGAGCGGTCGGACGCGCAGTCCATGCCCGACGCCGACCGGTTTCTCGGCAAGTCGCTGGCCCCGGACGCGGTGGACTCGATCATCGCGATCGGGCGCGACGGGACCGTCACCATCTTCGTGGGGCGGGTGGACCTCGGCACCGGCTCGCGCATCGCGATGCGCCAGATCGCCGGCGAGGAGCTGGACGTCGCGCCGGAGCGCATCGCGATGATCGAGGGCGACACCGCGCTCACGCCCAATCAGGGCGGCACCGGCGGCAGCTACGGGGTGGCCCGCGGCGGCGTCCAGCTTCGCCGCGCCGCCGCCACCGCGCGGCAGGCCCTGATCGGGATGGCGGCGCCGCGGCTGGGCCGGCCCGCCGCCGATCTGGAGGTCGCCGACGGAGCGGTGCGCGCGAAGGACGGCGGCGCCTCGGTCGGCTACGGCGACCTCATCGGCGATCGCACGTTCAACCTGAAGGTGGACGCGGCGGCCCCGCTGAAGCCGCACGACCGCTTCCGCTTCATCGGCCGCTCGCTGCCGCGCCCGGACGTGCCGGAGAAGGTGACCGGTCATCACCGCTATCTGCAAGACCTGGCGCTGCCGAGCATGCTGCACGCGCGGGTGATCCGCCCGCCCGCGCTGGGCGCGACGCTGCAGTCGGTGGACGAGTCGTCGATCGCGGGCGTCCGGGGCGCGCGGGTGGTGCGCATCCGGTCCTTCCTCGCGGTGGTGGCCGAGCGCGAGTGGGATGCGCTGCGAGCGGCGGGCGCCATCAAAGCGCAGTGGAGCGGGGGCGGCGGCCTGCCCGATCACGCGCGCGAGTTCGATCTCATGCGCGCGAGCCGGGTAGAGCGCCACCAGGAGGTGGCGAAGCGCGGCGATCTCTCGGCGCTGAGCGCGCCGCCGGCGGGCGCCCGGACCCTGGCCGCCTCGTATCGGTGGCCGATGCAGACCCACGGCTCGATCGGGCCGTCGTGCGGGGTGGCCGACGTGCGCGGAGACCGCGTCACGGTGTGGAGCGCGTCGCAGAACGTGCACGGCCTGCAGAACACCGTGGCGGGCGCCCTCGGCGTCGAGCGGGACCGGGTGCGCGTCATCTATATGGACGGCGCCGGCTCCTACGGCGCCAACGGGGCGGACGACGCGGCGATGGAGGCCGCGCTGCTCTCCCGGACGGTGGGCCGGCCGGTGCGCGTGCAGTGGAGCCGGCAGGAGGAGCACGGGCTCGACCCGAAGGGCCCGGCCCAGAT belongs to Candidatus Methylomirabilota bacterium and includes:
- a CDS encoding molybdopterin cofactor-binding domain-containing protein — translated: MAAPVSRRSFLAGTLAAGSVLVVGGLDGVERSDAQSMPDADRFLGKSLAPDAVDSIIAIGRDGTVTIFVGRVDLGTGSRIAMRQIAGEELDVAPERIAMIEGDTALTPNQGGTGGSYGVARGGVQLRRAAATARQALIGMAAPRLGRPAADLEVADGAVRAKDGGASVGYGDLIGDRTFNLKVDAAAPLKPHDRFRFIGRSLPRPDVPEKVTGHHRYLQDLALPSMLHARVIRPPALGATLQSVDESSIAGVRGARVVRIRSFLAVVAEREWDALRAAGAIKAQWSGGGGLPDHAREFDLMRASRVERHQEVAKRGDLSALSAPPAGARTLAASYRWPMQTHGSIGPSCGVADVRGDRVTVWSASQNVHGLQNTVAGALGVERDRVRVIYMDGAGSYGANGADDAAMEAALLSRTVGRPVRVQWSRQEEHGLDPKGPAQMLDLRATVDKDGEIVAWETQAWLPIATANLPHLPLLVLDAAGIPQTPGRSTGLIYQNIDPPYAMPNLNAVVHWIADAPLRTSPLRAPGKIANTFAVESFTDEIAALARIDPLEFRLRRLSNPRGIEVLKRVAARMGWQPRPSPRPMDRRAAVLTGRGLAYVHYKHEETIVAMGMEVAVERATGRIRVTRVVASQDCGLMINPDCVQAQLEGNILQTLSRALHEEVVYDRNRVTTVDWASYPILTFPEVPRLEFELIQRLDQPPLGAGEAASTPVGAALANAVFDATGVRLRTIPFRPERVKAALASKA